From a single Capsicum annuum cultivar UCD-10X-F1 chromosome 12, UCD10Xv1.1, whole genome shotgun sequence genomic region:
- the LOC124889654 gene encoding uncharacterized protein LOC124889654 has protein sequence MAKSYLKSEFHMLMEKVEAVDARVKNYLKLTARELPIYDFLEEVRLMFGRWNCENRQQALYTFTDLIGKFQEILQQNEAVYTYEVFYNKNFKKGPYCSDLYKPKTVLRTYDLPIYPLPHKDDWVIPKEIMDKIVLPPKYK, from the exons ATGGCAAAATCATATTTGAAGAGTGAATTTCACATGTTAATGGAGAAAGTAGAGGCAGTTGATGCTAGAGTGAAGAATTACTTGAAATTGACTG CTAGAGAACTACCAATATATGATTTTCTGGAGGAAGTTAGATTGATGTTTGGAAGATGGAACTGTGAAAACAGACAGCAGGCATTGTATACTTTTACGGATCTTATTggtaaatttcaagaaattcttcaacaaaatgAAGCAGTGTACACGTATGAAG TTTTTTATAACAAGAATTTCAAGAAGGGGCCATATTGCTCTGATCTATACAAGCCAAAAACCGTCCTAAGAACATATGATCTTCCAATTTATCCACtaccacacaaagatgactggGTGATTCCGAAAGAAATTATGGATAAGATTGTTCTGCCGCCGAAATACAAGTGA